In one window of Hymenobacter nivis DNA:
- a CDS encoding gliding motility-associated C-terminal domain-containing protein: protein MFIPNVITANDDQLNATFQPRFTCRPASLKVFSRWGQEVYATADYHNNWAAEGLPAGLYYYLLRDANDRQVKGWVQVVR from the coding sequence GTGTTCATACCCAACGTCATTACCGCCAACGACGACCAGCTGAACGCTACCTTTCAGCCGCGCTTTACCTGTCGTCCGGCCAGTCTGAAGGTGTTTTCGCGCTGGGGCCAGGAGGTGTACGCCACCGCCGACTACCACAACAACTGGGCGGCCGAGGGCCTGCCCGCCGGCCTCTACTACTACCTGCTGCGCGACGCCAACGACCGCCAGGTAAAAGGCTGGGTGCAAGTGGTGCGCTAG
- a CDS encoding PepSY-associated TM helix domain-containing protein, with amino-acid sequence MKVFFRRIHLYLGLASGLFLVMVCLTGSLLVFEQELEHLWHPARYYVAAAGAPRLLLAQLTAAVQAAKPKAQVSSFKIYADPTRTVEVNLAGGGGENGGKGAGSGAAAGQGPRGGQEQGEGRAEGRNPAEAQGPKSGAPTGPGGPSGRGGKGHNNGPRLFVNPYTGAITGEVKTQDSFFHFVEQIHRGLVAGRVGKLVMGINAIIFLFILGTGIVLWWSSARKALTARLTVKWGSSWKRLNHDFHIVLGFYTSVFLFIMAITGVGMSFDWVGNTINTLTHSPRQRPEPPTSTVPAETGATFGADAALAAARRQAPGALTYAVQLPKEPTGSLQVGILRPGALTERATDDVYFDQYSGRVLRQAPYAQQPLGLRIQGLLKPVHTGAIFGWPTKVLAFIIVLLGATFPVSGTLLWLNRTRKSKKKSQPRDLAVEAG; translated from the coding sequence ATGAAAGTGTTTTTCCGCCGCATTCACTTGTACCTCGGGCTGGCTTCGGGGCTTTTCCTGGTAATGGTGTGCCTCACGGGCTCGTTGCTGGTGTTTGAGCAGGAGCTGGAGCACCTCTGGCACCCCGCGCGCTACTACGTGGCGGCGGCCGGGGCCCCCCGCCTGCTGCTGGCCCAGCTCACCGCCGCCGTGCAGGCCGCCAAGCCCAAAGCCCAGGTCAGTAGCTTCAAAATATACGCCGACCCCACCCGCACCGTGGAGGTGAACCTGGCCGGCGGCGGCGGCGAGAATGGCGGCAAAGGAGCGGGCAGCGGCGCAGCGGCCGGCCAGGGCCCCCGCGGCGGGCAAGAACAAGGCGAAGGCCGGGCCGAGGGCCGCAACCCCGCCGAAGCCCAGGGCCCCAAAAGTGGGGCCCCCACGGGGCCCGGGGGGCCCAGCGGCCGCGGGGGTAAGGGCCACAATAACGGCCCGCGCCTCTTCGTGAACCCCTACACGGGAGCCATTACGGGCGAAGTGAAGACCCAGGATTCGTTCTTCCACTTCGTCGAGCAGATTCATCGGGGGCTGGTGGCGGGCCGGGTGGGCAAGCTCGTGATGGGCATTAACGCCATCATTTTCCTCTTTATCCTAGGCACGGGCATTGTGCTGTGGTGGTCATCTGCCCGCAAGGCCCTCACCGCGCGCCTGACGGTGAAGTGGGGCAGCAGCTGGAAGCGCCTCAACCACGATTTCCATATTGTGTTGGGCTTCTATACCTCTGTTTTTCTGTTTATTATGGCCATCACCGGCGTGGGCATGTCGTTCGATTGGGTGGGCAACACCATCAACACCCTCACGCACTCGCCCCGGCAGCGCCCCGAACCGCCCACCTCCACCGTGCCGGCCGAAACGGGTGCCACCTTCGGGGCCGACGCGGCCCTGGCGGCGGCGCGCCGGCAAGCCCCCGGGGCCCTAACCTATGCCGTGCAGCTGCCCAAAGAGCCCACCGGCAGCCTCCAGGTTGGCATTCTGCGCCCCGGGGCCCTCACCGAGCGGGCCACCGACGACGTGTACTTCGACCAATACTCGGGCCGGGTGCTGCGCCAAGCCCCCTACGCCCAGCAGCCGCTGGGGCTGCGCATCCAGGGGCTGCTCAAGCCGGTGCACACGGGTGCCATTTTCGGCTGGCCCACCAAGGTGCTGGCCTTCATCATCGTGCTGCTGGGGGCCACGTTCCCCGTTTCCGGCACCCTCCTGTGGCTGAACCGCACGCGCAAATCCAAGAAGAAAAGCCAGCCCCGTGACTTGGCCGTGGAGGCAGGGTAG